The Microplitis mediator isolate UGA2020A chromosome 10, iyMicMedi2.1, whole genome shotgun sequence genomic sequence ACGTCTACAACAAATTATACATTAAATCGTACATTCTTGGAATGGGTTCGATTCTCAATACACTcgaccatatttttttttttttttttttttttttttttagcaaaaaaattatcaaatgaaaataaacacTGAAAAGATTatattttgtcaatttttagAAACTACTAACgatattgagataaataaataataattctgtaAAACCACAACATAttattcagaaaattttttgaaaaacgaatcaaaataaaattcattaatattaaaagattcaatattaaaaggaaaatcaaaaacatttaaatgttaatattttattatttgtttacttttttttttttaaccccgcaaaactacttttttcaatgaatttcttgtactctctaaacatgaataaaagtaaaataagtgaatattcactaattctgagtgccaaccgaaccactttttgaaattagtggtttggtttgcacttggaattagtgaacattcaattattttcacttatttatgattagaaagtaataataaataaaacaatttttaatgttcATGTGTTTTAATACATGAAGATTATGTTATAACTTTTCTATAAGTTAACAAATACCAAGTTTCGTATAATctaagcaaaaaaattatcggatACTGTAACCCCCGAATACCTAATTTTAGCAATCAATTACCTCATAGTCATAATTTATTGCACCTATTCAAAGTCAAAGGTGATTTAAAGATCAGGTGAGGGAAAAATTGTAGGCACCGCCCTCAGCCGTACCGTTGATGAGGAATTTGAGTGTACAGGGGATTTTCAGCAGTCATTTACTTAAACAGTTCCTTCCGGTGAACAAGTGCTTACAATTTTCTGAAAgctttattaatttcattataagctgagatttttttccttttttctcagacatatatttttaaaaatgtctcATTGTATGGTTCGTGGATGTAATCCAGGTCATAGGAAGAATCGAGAAAAGAAACATTTATTTAGTGCACCGAAAGATTTcgatttgagaaaaaaatggcAAATTGCGATTCGTCGAAATGATATTGAGTTGAAAACTGGACATCGAGTTtgtgaaaaacattttttacctGATCAAATTCAGTATCAAAGAATTTTACGTGATCAAAATGGTGCAGTTTTAGGAGTGGTAAGTAcatgaatattatatattcaaatttataatactgTGCCCTACCTCCAGCTACTTTTGTAACTTCTAAAAAATTGGTGGTGTGAAAATAGATCCCATTAGATTTACATACTCATTTTAGGGTCAATGATTTCGTAGAAAATTGCCATAGTgtaagatttttaattaaatttttataaatagtttttaaaataacccTCGGGTTACACAAAACTCTGTGTGCGATTTGAGGTTGatagaataatatttattaaagtatataatgtgaaaaatttaaaagcatataatttgaaaaaagaagCAAACTTACTTAACTTCTAAAAACCCATACTTcaagaattataaattttttgtatttatatttttcagtcacCATACACAAATCCACAACTAGTACCTAACGTAGTCCCCTCGAAATTCTGGTGGAATGAcatttataatcaatttaaaaaacaaaacctcAGTACAGAACCAAATTCTTCTTTTCCCGTAATCAGCGAAGTAGTTACGGCTCCTATTTCACAACATCCAGTTCATTCTGCAAGACCACAATGTTCTTCTATCGAAACTGGGGAAATACTGATAACGACATTAAGTACACCACATCAAGTTCCTCATGAAAACAGCGAAAATACAAGTAAATTGACATTCGAGGGTTTACTTTCAGATAAAACACTACAATTTCCAATTTAAtgggaaaagaaaaattacgacataaatgaaaaatcatttattgtaTTTAGCAATACATTATATGCCGAAGAAAATGATTCTGTTACAGaactttttacgaaaaaaattattgtggcACAAAATTTAGGAATACAATTTAAGGTCAATGAAGGGTCTGTCGATTTAAGTGAACGATACAGTAATCAGTTCAATAGCCCAGTGAATAGTttagaaatggtaaaaaaaattatttatagttttcatTCATTACGTGTATGTAACGGTGCTTCTTTAAGTGATGAACTTTCAACTCTTGACTGCAGTTCGTATACatacaccgataattttaacaagaTAAGGCATAGACAGTGTGAATTAATAAGTAAGAGCGACCAATGTGACAAATGTAagacgataaaaaaaactctgaggcgaaagaaaaaaaggcaatctataaataataatggcaTTAGTAGCAGAAGAAGAATCAAATGTGATAATCTTGAAGTTAAAGAGCAACTACAACAGTTAAAAAGAGATTGTGCACGAAAAAACAAGTAGTGTCATTTGCTTCAACAGGAGAACAAAGATCTTAAGGTCTCGATGAAGAAAATGTCATTAATGAGTGAAAAAACCCTTAATTTGCTTTTATAGCAAAATAAAAGCAATATCTCTAAAGAACAACAAAACGTAATTCAAGAGATTCTTAAGGCTTCCCAATGTAAATCACCTAAAGGTCGGCGCTATTCAGAAGATTATATGCTGTTGTGTATGCTGTTACATATGAAATCTCCAACTACCTACAGATTTATCCGAGATAATAACATTTTACCGCTTCCATCTCCTAGCACTATTAgagagtaattaaaattatataatttcattcttattataagtaaatatgtatatattagaccGATTGGTTTCTTGTAGAGCTTTCAATTTTCAACAAGAAAATATATTCGATTACGTTCGTATTATTTTACATGTTACTTTATTTCTCTATACTTATTTCAGTCAAT encodes the following:
- the LOC130675947 gene encoding uncharacterized protein LOC130675947, translated to MSHCMVRGCNPGHRKNREKKHLFSAPKDFDLRKKWQIAIRRNDIELKTGHRVCEKHFLPDQIQYQRILRDQNGAVLGVSPYTNPQLVPNVVPSKFWWNDIYNQFKKQNLSTEPNSSFPVISEVVTAPISQHPVHSARPQCSSIETGEILITTLSTPHQVPHENSENTSKLTFEGLLSDKTLQFPI